A part of Clostridium novyi genomic DNA contains:
- a CDS encoding TIGR03986 family CRISPR-associated RAMP protein codes for MGKDKNNKDFKYASAPYNFIPFPEKIVYRHKFEDAILNHEQLYKKLETKTGYIDYSIEVKTPLFIGNGEGEFFKVDGEEVIPGSTVRGKIRSNCEILASSYPEFVEDKKLWYRGAFSKDVLNKMYKEEILSGENGKINEKVKAGYLIRQGSKWFITPAQTHNDKYFKEIHESKLRDVYHVIDKNINKSIFMYKRYDSEDKSLLWNKFSEMKKEKKSINKEINKLKIQLQEKYNKSDDEIKELKKEIKTLESKKIYIKKDMERLLKNNEVRTFKPYYYRALYDNDTLKIKKVMESVQDKEYGFLMNSARLNSKQNHYLIFKKDITKNKIEITKELISQYKTSVKCKQSKPVEKFELDEEKDFYENKEKPIFYLSDEEGNITSFGFTPYLKISYKKGVQDGIKTKQENIKETNKGRIDYVKGIFGFENVKINNNLVSYKGRVSFTNARCKVCSNIQKPILKHLMNPKISSFQLYLKQDVNDLKILKTYSSKNFELRGQKIYWLRNESDSSDDYKSDKAIYEKENKKTPDEKQYAKLSPIDKGTVFNGRIYFENLDEDELGLLLMAIKPFKDAKENLGQGKPYGFGKVEFKIENLKEVDNENRFKGLNLQFLNSKDLDYKIQKYINKFIDIMNSEYHMDFSKDDRIRAFKSSKLEEKSISYSEFNYMDIKEFKDRKILKDMNSYIDYEFISAEKYVAAGKDDEFDKKTMAKRLGGKFRVTNRRR; via the coding sequence ATGGGTAAAGATAAAAATAATAAAGATTTTAAATATGCATCAGCGCCATATAATTTTATTCCTTTTCCAGAGAAAATTGTGTATAGACATAAATTTGAGGATGCTATTTTAAATCATGAGCAGTTATATAAAAAACTAGAAACAAAAACTGGATATATAGATTATTCTATAGAGGTAAAAACCCCTCTTTTTATAGGTAATGGAGAGGGTGAATTTTTTAAAGTTGATGGTGAAGAAGTAATTCCAGGAAGTACAGTAAGGGGGAAAATAAGAAGTAATTGTGAAATTCTAGCTAGTTCTTATCCGGAGTTTGTTGAAGATAAGAAGTTATGGTATAGAGGGGCGTTTTCAAAAGATGTACTTAATAAAATGTATAAAGAAGAAATTTTGTCAGGAGAGAATGGTAAAATTAATGAAAAAGTTAAAGCGGGATATTTAATAAGACAAGGAAGTAAATGGTTTATAACTCCTGCACAAACACATAATGATAAATATTTTAAAGAAATTCATGAAAGTAAGTTAAGAGATGTATATCATGTTATAGATAAGAATATTAACAAGTCTATTTTTATGTATAAAAGATATGACTCGGAAGATAAAAGTCTTTTATGGAATAAGTTCTCTGAAATGAAAAAAGAAAAGAAAAGTATAAACAAAGAAATTAATAAGCTAAAAATACAGTTACAGGAAAAATACAATAAAAGTGATGATGAAATAAAAGAATTAAAAAAGGAAATAAAAACATTAGAAAGTAAAAAAATATACATTAAAAAAGATATGGAAAGATTACTAAAAAATAATGAAGTTAGAACATTTAAGCCTTATTATTATAGAGCTTTATATGATAATGATACATTAAAAATAAAAAAGGTTATGGAATCAGTACAAGATAAGGAATATGGTTTTTTAATGAATTCAGCTAGGTTAAATTCCAAACAAAATCACTATTTAATATTTAAAAAAGATATCACAAAAAACAAAATAGAAATAACTAAAGAATTAATAAGTCAATATAAAACTAGTGTAAAGTGTAAACAAAGTAAACCAGTTGAAAAATTTGAATTAGATGAAGAAAAAGATTTTTATGAAAATAAGGAAAAGCCTATATTTTATTTAAGTGATGAAGAGGGTAATATAACATCATTCGGGTTTACACCATATTTAAAAATATCTTATAAAAAAGGTGTTCAAGATGGAATCAAAACGAAACAGGAAAACATTAAAGAAACTAACAAAGGGAGAATAGATTATGTAAAAGGTATTTTTGGCTTTGAGAATGTGAAAATTAATAATAATTTAGTTTCATATAAAGGAAGAGTAAGTTTTACAAATGCTAGATGTAAAGTATGTAGCAATATACAAAAACCTATATTAAAACATCTTATGAATCCTAAAATAAGTTCTTTTCAATTATATTTAAAACAAGATGTTAATGATCTTAAGATTTTAAAAACATATAGTAGTAAAAATTTTGAACTTAGAGGTCAAAAGATTTATTGGCTAAGAAATGAAAGTGATAGTTCAGATGATTATAAAAGTGATAAAGCTATTTATGAGAAAGAAAATAAAAAAACACCTGATGAAAAGCAATATGCAAAATTAAGTCCTATAGATAAAGGAACTGTATTTAATGGGAGAATTTATTTTGAAAATCTAGATGAAGATGAATTAGGATTGTTATTAATGGCGATAAAACCATTTAAAGATGCTAAAGAAAATTTAGGGCAAGGAAAGCCTTATGGATTTGGAAAAGTAGAATTCAAAATTGAAAATTTAAAAGAAGTAGATAATGAAAATAGATTTAAAGGACTAAATTTGCAATTTTTAAATAGTAAAGATTTAGATTATAAAATACAAAAATATATTAATAAATTTATAGATATAATGAATTCTGAATATCATATGGACTTTAGTAAAGATGACAGAATAAGGGCATTTAAATCTAGCAAGTTAGAAGAAAAAAGTATAAGTTATTCAGAGTTTAATTATATGGATATAAAAGAATTTAAAGATAGAAAAATATTAAAAGATATGAATTCTTATATAGATTATGAATTTATTTCCGCAGAAAAATATGTTGCTGCTGGAAAAGATGATGAGTTTGATAAAAAAACAATGGCAAAACGATTGGGTGGAAAGTTTAGAGTAACAAATAGGAGAAGATAA
- a CDS encoding dsDNA nuclease domain-containing protein: MDICDENYYKQIINIIEKHKKDNSAEATIKGFLYQFLVTLDKWIEMYRQKKFFEIYPEDCDDIKIKSENKIQYIQVKAYDSINFTLNHDRFIKSVENFWELYIYNNMKPNIQFIFHTNSKPGNKAYLMKRWIEGNLTNSEKEEIYLNIKEKLNKTIEQKFKEDKYKKTIKENIKNESLRFIDSIKLVFEETTVDNSKERLEHNILNNIKLINGCYKCKNIFYRLLIEVIEKSIKKNCKDKKLDNELLSSILHDSEENIIMKIEEKLDDMKNDINTMSNKHSAEHKEIKEEIKKIANKETHYIEEDTLNVIVSSRHQLGQKAYTLDLTEFFKYGEGYSCYKYIKSYNIWNNELLKKINVFFNNLIKEQNNQKHSILLDGIHYSIAFYIGYKYGKALRNPYLKRENEVYKFKSINTDNNYKIYDNKTLLKDTKDVVVIINTSRDSESIKDEVKDFINKSNINRFSIINLTLGERNDNGSVDKNNFYYIASQMAKLIQKYVNKDQTIHLFSITTVEEIFAIGRLLFDMKNIILYEHVGEEKIYMPTIRL; this comes from the coding sequence ATGGATATATGTGATGAAAACTATTATAAACAAATAATTAATATAATTGAGAAACATAAAAAAGACAATTCAGCAGAAGCAACTATAAAAGGATTTTTATATCAATTTTTGGTTACGTTGGATAAGTGGATTGAAATGTATAGGCAAAAAAAATTCTTTGAAATTTATCCAGAGGACTGTGATGATATTAAAATAAAATCAGAGAATAAAATTCAATATATTCAAGTAAAAGCATATGATAGTATAAACTTTACTTTAAACCACGATAGATTTATAAAGAGCGTAGAAAATTTTTGGGAATTATATATTTATAATAATATGAAACCTAATATACAGTTTATTTTTCATACAAATTCTAAGCCAGGAAATAAAGCGTATTTAATGAAAAGATGGATTGAAGGGAACTTAACTAATTCAGAAAAAGAAGAAATTTATTTAAATATAAAGGAAAAATTAAATAAGACTATAGAGCAAAAGTTTAAAGAGGACAAATATAAAAAGACAATAAAAGAAAATATAAAAAATGAATCGCTTAGGTTTATAGATTCAATAAAATTAGTTTTTGAAGAAACAACGGTTGATAATAGTAAAGAACGGTTAGAGCATAATATTTTAAATAATATAAAATTGATAAATGGTTGTTATAAGTGTAAAAATATATTTTATAGATTATTAATAGAAGTTATAGAAAAGTCTATTAAGAAAAATTGTAAGGATAAGAAACTAGATAATGAATTGCTAAGTAGTATTTTACATGATTCGGAGGAAAATATTATTATGAAGATTGAAGAAAAGTTAGATGATATGAAAAACGATATAAATACTATGAGTAATAAGCATAGTGCTGAGCATAAGGAAATTAAGGAAGAAATAAAGAAAATTGCAAATAAGGAAACTCATTATATAGAAGAAGATACGTTAAATGTAATTGTAAGTAGTAGACATCAGCTTGGACAAAAAGCATACACATTAGATTTAACAGAGTTCTTTAAATATGGTGAAGGTTATAGTTGTTATAAATACATTAAAAGTTATAATATATGGAACAATGAGTTGTTAAAAAAAATAAATGTTTTTTTTAATAATTTAATAAAAGAACAAAATAATCAAAAACATTCAATATTATTAGATGGTATACATTATAGCATAGCATTTTATATAGGATATAAATATGGAAAAGCTTTGAGGAATCCGTATTTAAAAAGAGAAAATGAAGTATATAAATTCAAATCTATTAATACAGATAATAATTATAAAATATATGACAATAAAACATTGTTGAAAGATACAAAAGATGTGGTTGTAATTATAAATACCTCAAGAGATTCAGAAAGTATAAAAGATGAAGTGAAAGATTTTATAAATAAAAGTAATATAAATAGATTTAGTATTATAAATTTGACACTTGGAGAAAGGAATGATAATGGGTCTGTAGATAAAAATAATTTTTATTATATAGCTTCTCAAATGGCTAAATTAATACAAAAATATGTTAATAAAGATCAAACAATACACTTATTTAGTATAACTACTGTTGAAGAGATTTTTGCTATAGGTAGATTATTATTTGATATGAAAAATATTATTTTGTATGAACATGTAGGAGAAGAAAAAATATATATGCCTACAATAAGACTTTAA